The genomic window AAATGTGCCGGATTTTGGTTAATCCAGCACTAATTTTACGATAGCCCCGTAAGAGGGTACGTTCTTAAAAGCATCTTGCAAAGGATATTCGCCAGCGTAGACCCGGGCACAAGTTAATACCCCGCCATGCGCGAATAGGCATACCTTTTGCAGCTCGCTTTTGCGAAGCTCATTCAAGAAGTCGCTAACCCGGTCGTATTGATCTTGTAGGGATTCACCGTTTGGAGTCGGGTTATTAACCCAATCCTTGAACCAAGCCTCTGAGCGGGGATCGGAGGATAGCTCATTCCACGATTTCATTTCCCATTCCCCGAAATTCACCTCCTTGATACGGTCTTCTCTCTCCGCCTCCGGAAAGCCGCAATAATTAGCTAAGCGCACGCAGCGGGTAAGGGGACTTGTCCAAACCTTATCGAACGTATGATCGCTCAAGCCTTTTTTTACCTCTTCCGCCTCTTCCTCGAAGGTCGGTTTCAATGGAACATCGGTTTG from Parabacteroides distasonis ATCC 8503 includes these protein-coding regions:
- the cobC gene encoding alpha-ribazole phosphatase, translated to MEIYLIRHTSVDVPAGYAYGQTDVPLKPTFEEEAEEVKKGLSDHTFDKVWTSPLTRCVRLANYCGFPEAEREDRIKEVNFGEWEMKSWNELSSDPRSEAWFKDWVNNPTPNGESLQDQYDRVSDFLNELRKSELQKVCLFAHGGVLTCARVYAGEYPLQDAFKNVPSYGAIVKLVLD